A single genomic interval of Streptomyces showdoensis harbors:
- the ftsH gene encoding ATP-dependent zinc metalloprotease FtsH has translation MANPVPPRDRTDQPWRSEGAPPSPPPKRRMPGGWGSLILTALAVYLIANLVLGFFNEGDGPTISYTEFDKQVAAGNVTKIYSKGDAIQGQLKTKQPVPDGDGDYTKFQTQRPAFADDDLWAQLTKQNVVVTAKPVVAERSFLANLLISLAPMLLLIVLWVFIARRMSAGMGGAGGMLGRKAPPKPVELDGAKRTTFADVAGIDEVEGELNDVVDFLRNPDAYRAMGAKMPRGVLLAGPPGTGKTLLARAVAGEAGVPFFSASASEFIEMIVGVGASRVRELFAEARKVAPAIIFIDEIDTIGRARGGGAGMGGHDEREQTLNQILTEMDGFTGSEGVIVIAATNRADVLDPALTRPGRFDRIVHVNPPDRGGREAILKIHTREIPLAQNVDLEHVAKTTPGMTGAELANLANEAALLAVKRQQKAVTQSDLSDALEKVQLGAERPLVMPDEERRRTAYHESGHALLGMLQPGADPVRKITIVPRGRALGVTLSTPEADRYAYTEEYLRGRIIGALGGMAAEQVVFGVITTGAESDLEQVTGIARGMAGRWGMSERVGRLTAIPGDAQQAYGLSAAPATLDTVDAEMRRIVDECYESALRLLRENRDKLDALAEALLANETLEEAAAYRAAGIPRLEKE, from the coding sequence GTGGCCAACCCCGTACCCCCGCGCGACCGGACCGACCAGCCCTGGCGCTCGGAAGGGGCTCCGCCGTCCCCGCCGCCCAAGAGGAGGATGCCCGGCGGCTGGGGCAGCCTGATCCTCACCGCGCTCGCGGTCTACCTCATCGCCAACCTCGTGCTCGGCTTCTTCAACGAGGGCGACGGGCCGACCATCTCGTACACGGAGTTCGACAAGCAGGTCGCGGCCGGCAACGTCACCAAGATCTACTCCAAGGGCGACGCCATCCAGGGCCAGCTCAAGACCAAGCAGCCCGTCCCCGACGGCGACGGCGACTACACCAAGTTCCAGACCCAGCGGCCCGCCTTCGCCGACGACGACCTCTGGGCCCAGCTGACCAAGCAGAACGTCGTCGTCACCGCCAAGCCGGTCGTCGCGGAGCGCAGCTTCCTCGCCAACCTGCTGATCTCGCTCGCCCCGATGCTGCTGCTCATCGTGCTGTGGGTGTTCATCGCCCGCCGGATGAGCGCCGGCATGGGCGGCGCCGGCGGCATGCTCGGCCGCAAGGCCCCGCCCAAGCCCGTCGAGCTGGACGGCGCCAAGCGCACCACCTTCGCCGACGTCGCCGGCATCGACGAGGTCGAGGGCGAGCTCAACGACGTCGTCGACTTCCTCAGGAACCCCGACGCCTACCGCGCGATGGGCGCCAAGATGCCCCGCGGCGTGCTGCTCGCCGGACCGCCCGGAACCGGCAAGACGCTCCTCGCCAGGGCGGTCGCGGGGGAGGCCGGGGTGCCCTTCTTCTCGGCCTCCGCCTCCGAGTTCATCGAGATGATCGTGGGCGTCGGCGCCTCCCGGGTGCGCGAGCTCTTCGCCGAGGCCCGCAAGGTCGCCCCCGCGATCATCTTCATCGACGAGATCGACACCATCGGCCGGGCCCGCGGCGGCGGCGCCGGCATGGGCGGCCACGACGAGCGCGAGCAGACGCTCAACCAGATCCTCACCGAGATGGACGGCTTCACCGGCTCCGAGGGCGTCATCGTGATCGCCGCCACCAACCGGGCCGACGTCCTCGACCCCGCCCTCACCCGCCCCGGCCGCTTCGACCGGATCGTCCACGTCAACCCGCCCGACCGCGGCGGCCGCGAGGCCATCCTCAAGATCCACACCCGGGAGATCCCGCTCGCGCAGAACGTCGACCTCGAACACGTCGCCAAGACCACCCCCGGCATGACCGGCGCCGAACTCGCCAACCTCGCCAACGAGGCCGCCCTGCTCGCCGTCAAGCGCCAGCAGAAGGCCGTCACCCAGTCCGACCTCTCCGACGCCCTGGAGAAGGTCCAGCTCGGCGCCGAACGGCCCCTGGTGATGCCCGACGAGGAGCGCCGCCGCACGGCCTACCACGAGAGCGGCCACGCCCTGCTCGGCATGCTCCAGCCCGGCGCGGACCCCGTCCGCAAGATCACCATCGTGCCGCGCGGCCGCGCCCTCGGCGTCACCCTCTCCACCCCCGAGGCCGACCGCTACGCCTACACCGAGGAGTACCTGCGCGGCCGGATCATCGGCGCGCTCGGCGGCATGGCGGCCGAACAGGTCGTCTTCGGGGTCATCACCACCGGCGCCGAGAGCGACCTGGAGCAGGTCACCGGCATCGCCCGCGGGATGGCCGGCCGCTGGGGCATGAGCGAGCGGGTCGGCCGCCTCACCGCCATCCCCGGCGACGCCCAGCAGGCCTACGGCCTCTCCGCCGCCCCCGCCACCCTCGACACCGTCGACGCCGAGATGCGCCGCATCGTCGACGAGTGCTACGAGAGCGCCCTGCGGCTGCTCCGGGAGAACCGCGACAAGCTCGACGCCCTCGCCGAGGCCCTCCTCGCCAACGAGACCCTGGAGGAGGCCGCCGCCTACCGGGCGGCCGGCATCCCGCGCCTGGAGAAGGAGTAG
- a CDS encoding RNA-binding protein, producing the protein MLEEALEHLVKGIVDNPDDVQVASRNLRRGRVLEVRVHPEDLGKVIGRNGRTARALRTVVGAIGGRGIRVDLVDVDQVR; encoded by the coding sequence ATGCTCGAGGAGGCTCTCGAGCACCTCGTGAAGGGCATCGTCGACAACCCCGACGATGTGCAGGTCGCCTCGCGCAACCTGCGTCGCGGCCGTGTGCTCGAGGTTCGGGTCCATCCCGAGGACCTCGGCAAGGTGATCGGCCGCAACGGCCGCACCGCGCGTGCGCTGCGCACCGTCGTGGGCGCCATCGGCGGCCGGGGCATCCGCGTCGACCTCGTCGACGTGGACCAGGTGCGCTGA
- the rpsP gene encoding 30S ribosomal protein S16: MAVKIKLKRLGKIRQPHYRIVVADSRTRRDGRAIEEIGLYHPTYNPSRIEVDSERAQYWLSVGAQPTEPVLAILKLTGDWQKAKGLPAPEKPLLVPATKEAKRASFDEFAKALEGGDAKGEAITPKAKKAKADEAEAESTETTEA, translated from the coding sequence GTGGCAGTCAAGATCAAGCTCAAGCGCCTCGGCAAGATCCGCCAGCCCCACTACCGCATCGTCGTCGCCGACTCCCGCACCCGTCGGGACGGTCGCGCGATCGAGGAGATCGGCCTTTACCACCCGACGTACAACCCGTCGCGTATCGAGGTCGACTCCGAGCGTGCGCAGTACTGGCTGTCCGTCGGCGCCCAGCCGACCGAGCCGGTTCTCGCCATCCTGAAGCTCACCGGCGACTGGCAGAAGGCCAAGGGCCTGCCGGCCCCGGAGAAGCCGCTGCTCGTTCCGGCGACCAAGGAAGCCAAGCGCGCCTCGTTCGACGAGTTCGCCAAGGCTCTCGAGGGCGGCGACGCCAAGGGTGAGGCCATCACCCCGAAGGCCAAGAAGGCCAAGGCGGACGAGGCCGAGGCCGAGTCCACCGAGACCACCGAGGCCTGA
- a CDS encoding NUDIX hydrolase, whose product MTHAAETRRVARVVLLDPDDRILLLHGYEPDDPAQTWWFTPGGGLEGDEGREEAALRELAEETGITEVELGPVLWQRYCSFPFDGRRWNQDEWYYLARTTRTETAPAGLTELEARSVAGLRWWTSAELSAARETVYPNRLAELLQTLLDEGPPSAPLVLAPEIV is encoded by the coding sequence ATGACGCACGCGGCCGAGACCCGGCGGGTGGCCCGGGTCGTCCTGCTCGACCCCGACGACCGCATCCTGCTCCTGCACGGCTACGAACCCGACGACCCCGCGCAGACCTGGTGGTTCACCCCCGGCGGCGGGCTGGAGGGCGACGAGGGCCGGGAGGAGGCGGCGCTGCGCGAGCTCGCCGAGGAGACCGGCATCACCGAGGTCGAGCTCGGGCCCGTGCTCTGGCAGCGCTACTGCTCGTTCCCCTTCGACGGGCGCCGCTGGAACCAGGACGAGTGGTACTACCTGGCCCGCACCACCCGGACCGAGACCGCCCCGGCCGGCCTCACCGAGCTGGAGGCCCGCAGTGTGGCCGGCCTGAGGTGGTGGACTTCCGCCGAACTGTCGGCGGCCCGTGAGACGGTGTACCCCAACAGACTCGCCGAGCTGCTGCAGACGCTGCTCGACGAAGGACCTCCCAGCGCGCCGCTCGTTCTCGCCCCGGAAATCGTTTAG
- the rplS gene encoding 50S ribosomal protein L19: MASLLDQVNAGSLRSDVPAFRPGDTVNVHVRVIEGNRSRIQQFKGVVIRRQGSGVSESFTVRKVSFSVGVERTFPVHSPIFEKIELVTRGDVRRAKLYYLRELRGKAAKIKEKRDR; the protein is encoded by the coding sequence ATGGCCTCCCTGCTCGACCAGGTCAACGCCGGTTCGCTGCGCTCCGACGTCCCGGCCTTCCGCCCCGGCGACACCGTGAACGTCCACGTTCGCGTCATCGAGGGCAACCGCTCCCGTATCCAGCAGTTCAAGGGTGTCGTCATCCGCCGTCAGGGCTCGGGCGTCAGCGAGTCCTTCACGGTCCGCAAGGTCTCGTTCTCCGTCGGCGTCGAGCGCACCTTCCCGGTGCACAGCCCGATCTTCGAGAAGATCGAGCTCGTCACCCGCGGTGACGTCCGTCGCGCCAAGCTGTACTACCTCCGTGAGCTGCGCGGCAAGGCCGCGAAGATCAAGGAGAAGCGCGACCGCTGA
- the lepB gene encoding signal peptidase I: MGRRGRAPEGRQGPSGDPGGSAGTGDGPEDGVRTLPGRAERRRLARKVKRRRQRSALREIPLLVTVAVLIALVLKTFLVQAFVIPSGSMEQTIRIDDRVLVDKLTPWFGSRPQRGDVVVFKDPGGWLQQETAPPADDPVGVKQVKQALTFIGLLPSADDQDLIKRVVAVGGDTVKCCGDDGRITVNGVPLDEPYLHPGNAPSNIPFEVKVPQGRIFVMGDHRANSADSRYHLDEKDHGTVSEDQVVGRAVVIAWPVGHWRRLEERSAFASVAAADSGSEDGAVDGAGAQGVSHSVSQRNLNGLPWLPTPAELPLVMGVVGLSLFRDGRLHGLRSGCGGFGRRRTIRTRRAREEARSARPTGGGHDG, encoded by the coding sequence ATGGGTAGGCGGGGCCGGGCGCCCGAAGGCCGCCAGGGCCCCTCGGGCGACCCGGGCGGCTCGGCCGGCACCGGAGACGGCCCGGAGGACGGCGTCCGTACGCTGCCCGGCCGGGCCGAGCGGCGCCGGCTGGCCCGCAAGGTGAAGCGGCGCCGACAGCGCTCCGCCCTCAGGGAGATCCCGCTCCTCGTCACCGTCGCCGTCCTGATCGCCCTGGTCCTGAAGACCTTCCTGGTGCAGGCCTTCGTGATCCCGTCCGGCTCGATGGAGCAGACGATCCGGATCGACGACCGGGTGCTGGTCGACAAGCTCACGCCCTGGTTCGGCTCCCGGCCCCAGCGCGGTGACGTGGTGGTCTTCAAGGACCCGGGCGGTTGGCTCCAGCAGGAGACCGCGCCGCCGGCCGACGACCCGGTGGGCGTCAAGCAGGTCAAGCAGGCCCTGACCTTCATCGGGCTGCTGCCCTCCGCCGACGACCAGGACCTGATCAAGCGGGTGGTCGCGGTCGGCGGGGACACCGTGAAGTGCTGCGGCGACGACGGACGGATCACCGTCAACGGCGTACCGTTGGACGAACCGTATCTGCACCCCGGGAACGCACCGTCGAACATCCCCTTCGAGGTGAAGGTCCCGCAGGGGAGGATCTTCGTCATGGGCGACCACCGGGCCAATTCCGCCGACTCGCGCTATCACCTGGACGAGAAGGACCACGGCACGGTCTCCGAGGACCAGGTCGTGGGCCGCGCCGTCGTCATCGCCTGGCCGGTGGGCCACTGGCGACGGCTGGAAGAACGGTCGGCCTTCGCCTCCGTGGCCGCCGCGGACTCCGGGTCCGAGGACGGCGCGGTGGACGGGGCCGGAGCGCAGGGTGTGTCGCATAGTGTGTCCCAGCGGAATCTGAACGGATTGCCCTGGCTCCCGACCCCTGCGGAACTCCCGCTCGTTATGGGAGTGGTGGGCCTGTCCCTGTTCCGGGACGGGCGTTTGCACGGATTGAGGAGTGGATGTGGGGGATTTGGCCGTCGGCGCACGATCCGGACACGACGAGCCCGAGAAGAGGCCCGATCGGCCCGCCCAACAGGTGGCGGCCATGACGGATGA
- the lepB gene encoding signal peptidase I produces the protein MDTEAQHSERDRSSDEEERSRSARMSGPFGGSGPLTWRRTGLIGAACMVFLLVFSHFVLQPFLVPSGSMEPTLQVGDRILVNKLAYRFGDEPRRGDVVVFDGTGSFVREEPSGNPVTGLFHDAAAALGLAEPDETDFVKRVVGTGGDRVVCCDKDGRISVNGAPVQERYVMLGDQPSRVPFDIVVPPGTLWVMGDHRSQSSDSRDHLGQPGGGMVPVEKVVGRADWIGWPFGRWSTVPGTDAFAAVPDWTGGGHAGSPGSPSGGSGRGHG, from the coding sequence ATGGACACCGAAGCACAGCACTCGGAGCGCGATCGCTCCTCCGACGAGGAGGAGCGATCGCGCTCCGCGCGCATGTCCGGGCCCTTCGGGGGCTCCGGACCGCTCACCTGGCGCCGTACCGGGCTGATCGGCGCGGCCTGCATGGTCTTCCTGCTGGTGTTCAGCCACTTCGTGCTGCAGCCCTTCCTGGTGCCCAGCGGCTCCATGGAGCCCACCCTCCAGGTCGGCGACCGGATCCTGGTCAACAAGCTGGCGTACCGTTTCGGCGACGAGCCGCGCCGGGGTGACGTCGTCGTCTTCGACGGCACCGGGTCCTTCGTCCGCGAGGAGCCGTCGGGCAACCCGGTCACCGGGCTGTTCCACGACGCGGCCGCCGCCCTCGGCCTCGCCGAGCCCGACGAGACCGACTTCGTGAAGCGGGTCGTCGGCACCGGCGGCGACCGGGTGGTCTGCTGCGACAAGGACGGCCGGATCAGCGTCAACGGCGCGCCCGTCCAGGAGCGCTACGTGATGCTGGGCGACCAGCCGTCCAGGGTGCCGTTCGACATCGTGGTGCCGCCCGGCACCCTGTGGGTCATGGGCGACCACCGCAGCCAGTCCAGCGACTCCCGCGACCACCTCGGTCAGCCCGGCGGCGGCATGGTCCCGGTCGAGAAGGTGGTCGGGCGCGCGGACTGGATCGGCTGGCCCTTCGGCCGCTGGTCCACCGTTCCCGGCACCGACGCCTTCGCCGCCGTGCCCGACTGGACGGGTGGTGGCCACGCCGGGAGCCCGGGGAGCCCCTCGGGCGGCTCCGGACGGGGCCATGGGTAG
- the rimM gene encoding ribosome maturation factor RimM (Essential for efficient processing of 16S rRNA) produces MQLVVARIGRAHGIKGEVTVEVRTDEPELRLGPGAVLLTDPASTGPLTIETGRVHSGRLLLRFEGVKDRTGAEALRNTLLIAEIDPEELPEEEDEYYDHQLVDLDVVLADGTEIGVISEISHLPSQDLFIVERPDGSEVMIPFVSEIVTEIDLENQRAVIVPPPGLIDDRAEIASAREDAAEPEDRA; encoded by the coding sequence GTGCAGCTGGTAGTCGCGCGGATCGGCCGCGCCCACGGGATCAAGGGCGAGGTCACCGTCGAAGTGCGGACGGACGAGCCCGAGCTCAGGCTCGGCCCCGGAGCCGTCCTGCTCACCGACCCGGCCTCCACCGGGCCGCTCACCATCGAGACCGGCCGGGTGCACAGCGGCCGCCTCCTGCTGCGCTTCGAGGGAGTCAAGGACCGCACCGGCGCCGAGGCCCTGCGCAACACCCTCCTGATCGCCGAGATCGACCCCGAGGAGCTTCCCGAGGAGGAGGACGAGTACTACGACCACCAGCTCGTGGACCTCGACGTGGTCCTCGCCGACGGCACCGAGATCGGCGTGATCTCCGAGATCTCCCACCTGCCGTCCCAGGACCTCTTCATCGTGGAGCGGCCCGACGGCAGCGAGGTGATGATCCCCTTCGTCTCGGAGATCGTCACCGAGATCGACCTGGAGAACCAGCGGGCCGTGATCGTCCCGCCGCCCGGCCTGATCGACGACCGCGCCGAGATCGCCTCCGCCCGCGAGGACGCCGCCGAGCCCGAGGACCGCGCATGA
- the lepB gene encoding signal peptidase I, with protein sequence MAVGARSGHDEPEKRPDRPAQQVAAMTDDSTGRRDGDAGSDQGPDQGATPPGDTGDGGDGAGRSGSGGAKKPRSFWKELPLLIGIALILALLIKTFLVQAFSIPSDSMMNTLQRGDRVLVDKLTPWFGSEPERGEVVVFHDPGGWLEEGKTPEPNVVQKVLSFIGLMPSAEEKDLIKRVIAVGGDTVSCKEGGKVTVNGKELDETSYLYPGSVPCEPAFGPIKVPEGRIWVMGDNRQNSLDSRYHQELAGGGTVSNDEVVGRAVVIAWPVTRWATLPVPSTFDQPGLSQALAVAPGAAGVAGALPLVLWRRKKLAARHTAE encoded by the coding sequence TTGGCCGTCGGCGCACGATCCGGACACGACGAGCCCGAGAAGAGGCCCGATCGGCCCGCCCAACAGGTGGCGGCCATGACGGATGACTCCACGGGCCGTCGGGACGGTGACGCGGGCTCCGACCAGGGCCCGGACCAGGGTGCCACCCCGCCCGGCGACACCGGTGACGGCGGCGACGGCGCGGGCCGGAGCGGCAGCGGCGGCGCGAAGAAGCCGCGCTCCTTCTGGAAGGAGCTGCCGCTGCTCATCGGCATCGCGCTGATCCTCGCGCTGCTGATCAAGACCTTCCTGGTGCAGGCGTTCTCGATCCCCTCGGACTCGATGATGAACACCCTCCAGCGCGGTGACCGGGTGCTCGTGGACAAGCTGACCCCGTGGTTCGGCTCGGAGCCGGAGCGCGGCGAGGTCGTCGTCTTCCACGACCCGGGCGGCTGGCTGGAGGAGGGCAAGACGCCCGAGCCCAACGTGGTGCAGAAGGTCCTGAGCTTCATCGGCCTCATGCCGTCCGCCGAGGAGAAGGACCTGATCAAGCGGGTCATCGCGGTCGGCGGCGACACGGTCTCCTGCAAGGAGGGCGGCAAGGTCACGGTCAACGGCAAGGAGCTGGACGAGACCTCGTACCTGTACCCCGGCTCCGTGCCCTGCGAGCCCGCCTTCGGCCCGATCAAGGTCCCCGAGGGCCGCATCTGGGTCATGGGCGACAACCGGCAGAACTCCCTGGACTCCCGCTACCACCAGGAGCTCGCCGGCGGCGGCACCGTCTCCAACGACGAGGTCGTCGGCCGGGCCGTCGTCATCGCCTGGCCGGTGACCCGCTGGGCCACCCTGCCGGTGCCGTCCACCTTCGACCAGCCCGGCCTCAGCCAGGCACTGGCCGTCGCCCCGGGCGCGGCGGGTGTCGCGGGAGCGCTTCCGCTGGTGCTGTGGCGCCGCAAGAAGCTCGCCGCACGTCATACCGCCGAGTAG
- the ffh gene encoding signal recognition particle protein yields the protein MFDTLSDRLSATFKSLRGKGRLSEQDIDSAAREIRIALLEADVALPVVRAFIKNVKERAAGAEVSKALNPSQQVIKIVNEELVGILGGETRRLRFAKTAPTVIMLAGLQGAGKTTLAGKLGLWLKGQGHSPLLVACDLQRPNAVTQLSVVADRAGVAFYGPQPGNGVGDPVQVAKDSIEYARGKQYDIVIVDTAGRLGIDQELMQQAADIRDAVSPDEILFVVDAMIGQDAVNTAEAFRDGVGFDGVVLSKLDGDARGGAALSIAHVTGKQIMFASNGEKLDDFDAFHPDRMASRILGMGDIMSLIEKAEQTFSQEEAAKMASKLASKKGQEFTLDDFMAQMEQVRKMGSISKLLGMLPGMGQMKEQIANIDEREVDRVGAIIKSMTPAERQDPTIINGSRRARIAKGSGVEVSAVKGLVERFFEARKMMSRMAQGGGMPGMPGMPGMGGGPGRQKKQVKQAKGKRKSGNPMKRKAEEQAAAERREQAQAGGAFGLPAGQDPGQFELPDEFKKFMG from the coding sequence GTGTTCGATACGCTTTCCGACCGCCTCAGCGCGACTTTCAAGTCCCTCCGGGGTAAAGGCCGCCTCTCCGAGCAGGACATCGACAGCGCGGCCCGGGAAATCCGTATCGCGCTCCTCGAGGCCGATGTCGCGCTGCCCGTCGTCCGCGCGTTCATCAAGAACGTCAAGGAGCGGGCCGCCGGTGCCGAGGTCTCCAAGGCGCTGAACCCCTCGCAGCAGGTCATCAAGATCGTCAACGAGGAGCTCGTCGGCATCCTCGGCGGCGAGACCCGCCGCCTGCGGTTCGCCAAGACCGCCCCGACCGTGATCATGCTCGCCGGTCTCCAGGGTGCCGGTAAGACCACCCTCGCCGGAAAGCTCGGTCTCTGGCTCAAGGGCCAGGGGCACTCGCCGCTGCTCGTCGCCTGCGACCTCCAGCGCCCCAACGCCGTCACCCAGCTCTCCGTGGTCGCCGACCGCGCGGGCGTGGCCTTCTACGGCCCCCAGCCGGGCAACGGCGTCGGCGACCCGGTCCAGGTCGCCAAGGACTCGATCGAGTACGCGCGCGGCAAGCAGTACGACATCGTCATCGTCGACACCGCCGGCCGCCTCGGTATCGACCAGGAGCTGATGCAGCAGGCCGCGGACATCCGCGACGCCGTCAGCCCCGACGAGATCCTCTTCGTCGTCGACGCGATGATCGGTCAGGACGCCGTCAACACGGCCGAGGCCTTCCGCGACGGCGTCGGCTTCGACGGCGTGGTGCTCTCCAAGCTGGACGGCGACGCCCGCGGTGGTGCGGCGCTCTCCATCGCGCACGTCACCGGCAAGCAGATCATGTTCGCCTCCAACGGCGAGAAGCTGGACGACTTCGACGCGTTCCACCCGGACCGCATGGCGTCCCGCATCCTCGGCATGGGCGACATCATGTCGCTCATCGAGAAGGCCGAGCAGACCTTCAGCCAGGAAGAGGCCGCCAAGATGGCCTCCAAGCTGGCGTCCAAGAAGGGCCAGGAGTTCACGCTCGACGACTTCATGGCGCAGATGGAGCAGGTCCGCAAGATGGGCTCCATCTCCAAGCTCCTCGGGATGCTCCCCGGCATGGGGCAGATGAAGGAGCAGATCGCCAACATCGACGAGCGCGAGGTCGACCGCGTCGGCGCCATCATCAAGTCGATGACCCCGGCCGAGCGCCAGGACCCGACCATCATCAACGGCTCCCGCCGTGCCCGTATCGCCAAGGGTTCCGGTGTCGAGGTCAGCGCGGTCAAGGGCCTGGTCGAGCGGTTCTTCGAGGCCCGCAAGATGATGTCCCGCATGGCCCAGGGCGGCGGCATGCCGGGCATGCCGGGGATGCCGGGCATGGGCGGCGGCCCCGGCCGGCAGAAGAAGCAGGTCAAGCAGGCCAAGGGCAAGCGCAAGAGCGGCAACCCGATGAAGCGCAAGGCCGAGGAGCAGGCCGCCGCGGAGCGCCGCGAGCAGGCGCAGGCCGGCGGCGCCTTCGGGCTGCCGGCGGGCCAGGACCCGGGCCAGTTCGAGCTGCCCGACGAGTTCAAGAAGTTCATGGGCTGA
- the lepB gene encoding signal peptidase I encodes MSVKPRTNDGRGRLGRVLSGLAVAVGCVLFLGGFALGAVLYQPYTVPSDSMTPTLAVGSKVLAERIDGSEVRRGDIVVFTDPLWGDVTMVKRVVGVGGDTVTGADDGRLLINGKPVEEPYLPAGQPASDYAFSTTLPAGKLFLLGDERRNSVDSRSHLQDAGHGAVPASSVVGRVDAVAWPSPAVLERPASFAALPGGISGPGPVAPLFYAIVAGCVLILGGAAYGPLAGLGGRKPAPASGGGRDRVSA; translated from the coding sequence ATGAGCGTCAAACCGCGTACGAACGACGGCCGCGGCCGTCTCGGCAGGGTGCTGTCGGGACTGGCCGTGGCCGTCGGCTGTGTGCTCTTCCTCGGCGGCTTCGCGCTCGGCGCCGTGCTCTACCAGCCGTACACGGTGCCCAGCGACTCCATGACGCCGACCCTCGCGGTCGGCTCCAAGGTGCTGGCCGAGCGCATCGACGGCTCGGAGGTCCGGCGCGGCGACATCGTCGTCTTCACCGACCCGCTCTGGGGCGACGTGACCATGGTCAAGCGGGTGGTGGGCGTCGGCGGCGACACCGTCACCGGCGCCGACGACGGGCGGCTCCTGATCAACGGCAAGCCGGTCGAGGAACCGTATCTGCCGGCCGGTCAGCCCGCCTCGGACTACGCGTTCTCCACGACCCTGCCGGCGGGGAAGCTCTTCCTCCTCGGCGACGAGCGGCGCAACTCGGTGGACTCGCGCTCCCACCTCCAGGACGCCGGCCACGGTGCCGTGCCGGCCTCCTCCGTCGTCGGCCGCGTCGACGCCGTCGCCTGGCCCTCCCCGGCCGTCCTCGAACGGCCCGCGAGCTTCGCCGCGCTGCCCGGCGGCATCTCCGGGCCCGGACCGGTCGCGCCGCTCTTCTACGCGATCGTCGCCGGGTGCGTACTGATCCTCGGCGGGGCGGCGTACGGCCCGCTGGCCGGGCTGGGCGGCCGGAAGCCGGCCCCGGCTTCCGGAGGCGGCAGGGACAGGGTGAGCGCATGA